In the Chlorobium limicola DSM 245 genome, one interval contains:
- a CDS encoding P-II family nitrogen regulator, translating into MKLITAIIQPDRLDHVREALIQADITRITVSRVTGHGRQEDIEIYRGQKIAPNLIPKIRLDIAVNEEFVDITLDTIIEAARHGVGEVGDGKIFITSLEECIRIRTREKGGKAI; encoded by the coding sequence ATGAAACTGATTACCGCAATCATTCAGCCCGACAGGCTCGATCATGTCAGGGAGGCGCTGATCCAGGCTGATATTACGAGAATTACCGTCAGCCGGGTTACCGGGCATGGACGGCAGGAGGATATTGAAATCTACAGAGGTCAGAAAATAGCTCCGAACCTTATTCCGAAAATAAGGCTTGACATTGCAGTTAACGAGGAGTTTGTCGATATCACGCTCGATACCATCATCGAAGCAGCCAGGCATGGCGTTGGAGAGGTTGGCGACGGCAAGATTTTCATCACTTCTCTCGAAGAGTGCATCCGTATCCGTACCCGCGAGAAAGGCGGAAAGGCGATATAA
- a CDS encoding tetratricopeptide repeat protein, with the protein MMHTRTSALLFSVTAILLLFASATAAGGQENDYFNRGYEKHLQGDIKAAMKDYSSAIEINPRFAMAYQMRGAVWQRMKMYDKAINDYSMVVVFGETYFKAVGYYNRGIVKNMAGDFFGAIADFNEALNIDKRMVAAYFHRGIAKSRTGDSFGRIQDFREAARLGDVNAEKWLNTYYPTWKQPVASALPQTN; encoded by the coding sequence ATGATGCATACAAGAACAAGTGCCCTGCTGTTTTCCGTTACAGCTATCCTGCTGCTTTTTGCAAGCGCCACTGCTGCCGGCGGGCAGGAAAACGATTATTTCAACAGAGGATATGAAAAACACCTGCAGGGAGATATCAAGGCGGCAATGAAGGATTACTCCTCGGCGATTGAAATAAATCCCCGATTTGCCATGGCTTACCAGATGAGAGGAGCCGTCTGGCAGAGAATGAAAATGTACGACAAAGCCATCAATGACTATTCCATGGTGGTCGTTTTCGGTGAAACCTATTTTAAGGCCGTCGGTTACTACAACCGCGGGATCGTAAAAAATATGGCCGGTGATTTCTTCGGAGCGATTGCCGATTTTAACGAGGCACTGAACATCGACAAGAGAATGGTGGCGGCTTATTTTCACCGCGGCATTGCCAAAAGCCGGACAGGAGACTCTTTCGGCCGAATCCAGGACTTCCGGGAAGCGGCAAGGCTCGGCGATGTCAATGCCGAAAAGTGGCTGAACACCTACTATCCCACCTGGAAACAGCCGGTAGCTTCTGCTTTGCCTCAGACTAACTGA
- a CDS encoding segregation and condensation protein A gives MFRITLEEFEGPLDLLLFFIRRDELDIYNIPISRITADFIVYINGMRATNLEVAAEFIYMASMLMSIKAKMLLPRPSAEIGDTDEFDPRTELVQKLLEYRQMKECAGKLGELADERARLFSKGFAESFDPLVVDQLDEEIHRPTLYHLITAYRSVLENIPKPMIRNVKDAPVTVEEQSALILSKLRERVQVSFRSVMEGVCESIIFVVTFLAVLELCRNGKIVVVVKEGHDDFWMAVRDGA, from the coding sequence ATGTTCAGGATCACTCTTGAAGAGTTTGAAGGACCACTCGATCTCCTGCTTTTTTTTATCCGGCGCGATGAACTGGACATTTACAACATTCCCATTTCGAGAATCACTGCCGATTTTATCGTTTACATAAACGGCATGCGTGCGACGAACCTTGAAGTAGCTGCGGAGTTCATCTATATGGCGTCGATGCTGATGAGCATCAAAGCAAAAATGCTGCTTCCCCGCCCTTCCGCAGAGATCGGAGATACCGATGAATTCGATCCCCGAACCGAACTGGTACAGAAGCTTCTCGAATATCGACAGATGAAGGAGTGTGCCGGGAAACTCGGCGAACTCGCCGATGAGCGGGCCCGGCTTTTTTCAAAAGGCTTCGCTGAATCGTTCGACCCGCTTGTTGTCGATCAGCTTGATGAAGAGATTCACCGTCCTACGCTCTATCACCTCATAACGGCATACCGGTCGGTACTTGAAAATATTCCAAAACCCATGATCCGCAACGTCAAGGATGCTCCGGTAACGGTCGAGGAGCAGAGCGCGCTGATTCTTTCGAAACTTCGCGAACGGGTACAGGTTTCTTTTCGTTCGGTGATGGAGGGGGTCTGCGAAAGCATCATTTTTGTCGTGACTTTTCTTGCCGTGCTGGAGTTGTGTCGCAACGGAAAAATCGTGGTGGTTGTCAAGGAGGGTCATGATGATTTCTGGATGGCGGTACGTGATGGAGCGTAA
- a CDS encoding VOC family protein, whose amino-acid sequence MNSNALSACFCTSGVDACREFYQRHFAAEVIFDCGWYVNLRFGKDGPTLQFMQPRQGMVAFCGKGVVLNWSVDDVDAEHERLIRYGLDVIMPLEDHPWGDRGFSVADPVGNTLYIYSDREPSEEFRQYYKNCEAGPPDYA is encoded by the coding sequence ATGAATAGCAACGCTCTGTCGGCCTGCTTCTGCACATCCGGGGTTGATGCGTGCCGGGAGTTCTACCAGCGGCATTTTGCTGCCGAGGTTATTTTCGATTGCGGGTGGTATGTCAATCTTCGTTTTGGAAAGGATGGGCCGACTCTCCAGTTCATGCAGCCTCGCCAGGGAATGGTGGCATTCTGCGGCAAAGGGGTCGTGCTCAACTGGAGCGTCGATGATGTCGATGCGGAGCACGAGCGTCTGATCAGGTACGGACTCGATGTCATCATGCCGCTTGAGGATCATCCCTGGGGCGACCGGGGCTTTTCCGTTGCCGATCCTGTCGGCAATACGCTCTATATATACTCCGATCGCGAACCGTCGGAGGAGTTCAGACAGTATTACAAAAATTGTGAAGCCGGGCCTCCTGACTATGCGTAG
- a CDS encoding DUF1015 domain-containing protein: MPEIQPFRAIRYNPETAGDAAKLICPPYDVISSELQQQLNDSSPFNAVRLELPVEADPYAASAGRLHDWLQNGELLRDTEPALYPYSQTFTDQAGNTHNRCGFFAAMRLHEFAERKVLPHERTLSGPKADRLNLFRKTRTNISSIFGLYADDEGEADRIVSAYTDANEPLVDAVFQGVRNRLWRIVDPELVAGIQQALVQRTVYIADGHHRYETGLNYRRERAEENPEHSGNEPYNFILVYLNNIYDKGLVVFPIHRLVHSLEDFDASRLRERLEEHFAVTELDGRAELKAYLEAASSSYAYGVVSEGSVLGITLKSDPAGMLDSGIAPALQQLGLVVLHEVVLNRLLGIGQEAMAKQTNLVYVKDDGDVFDAVVSGRVQAGFVVKPATVGQVLAVSESGGVMPQKSTFFYPKIMTGLVFNPLD; the protein is encoded by the coding sequence ATGCCGGAAATTCAGCCCTTCAGGGCAATACGCTACAATCCCGAAACTGCGGGAGATGCCGCAAAACTGATCTGCCCGCCTTACGACGTTATATCCAGCGAGCTGCAGCAGCAGTTGAACGACTCTTCTCCGTTCAACGCCGTCCGGCTGGAACTGCCTGTCGAAGCCGACCCCTATGCGGCATCTGCCGGGCGTCTGCACGATTGGCTGCAGAACGGCGAGCTGCTTCGCGATACGGAGCCCGCGCTCTATCCCTACAGCCAGACCTTTACCGATCAGGCGGGAAATACCCATAATCGTTGCGGCTTTTTCGCGGCCATGCGGCTGCACGAGTTTGCAGAAAGGAAGGTGCTGCCGCACGAACGGACGCTTTCCGGCCCCAAGGCCGACCGGCTGAACCTGTTCCGCAAAACGCGCACGAACATCAGCTCGATTTTCGGCCTCTATGCCGATGATGAAGGAGAGGCCGACCGCATCGTTTCCGCCTATACCGACGCCAATGAACCGCTGGTCGATGCCGTGTTCCAGGGCGTGCGCAACCGGCTGTGGCGAATCGTCGATCCGGAGCTCGTGGCCGGTATCCAGCAGGCGCTGGTTCAGCGGACGGTCTATATCGCCGACGGCCATCACCGTTATGAAACCGGTTTGAACTATCGCAGGGAGCGTGCGGAAGAGAATCCTGAACATTCCGGAAACGAACCGTACAATTTTATCCTTGTTTATCTGAACAATATTTATGATAAAGGACTGGTGGTTTTTCCCATACACCGTCTGGTGCACAGCCTGGAGGATTTCGACGCTTCGCGGCTCAGGGAGCGGCTCGAAGAGCATTTTGCCGTAACGGAGCTTGACGGACGCGCTGAACTGAAGGCCTATCTCGAAGCCGCCTCATCGAGTTATGCCTATGGAGTGGTGAGCGAAGGTTCCGTTCTGGGGATTACGCTGAAAAGCGATCCGGCAGGCATGCTCGACAGCGGCATCGCTCCGGCCCTGCAGCAGCTCGGCCTTGTTGTGCTGCATGAGGTTGTGCTGAACCGCCTGCTTGGCATCGGTCAGGAAGCCATGGCAAAGCAGACCAATCTGGTGTATGTGAAGGACGACGGCGATGTTTTCGATGCGGTCGTATCCGGCAGGGTTCAGGCCGGATTTGTCGTCAAGCCGGCCACGGTCGGGCAGGTTCTTGCCGTTTCCGAATCCGGTGGCGTGATGCCGCAGAAATCGACGTTTTTTTACCCGAAAATAATGACGGGACTTGTTTTCAATCCGCTCGACTGA
- the tsaE gene encoding tRNA (adenosine(37)-N6)-threonylcarbamoyltransferase complex ATPase subunit type 1 TsaE gives MAMAMTEEFFSRSAEETREYARQFASALQPGDRVCLKGQLGAGKTEFMKGIAGFFNCAEELSSPTFSLFNIYHGAFRGRPVDLHHFDLYRIERAQELEAIGFDEYLFGPHIAIVEWGDKFPDYLSSYTVTVFLDHAGDNSRRIVITRQQNR, from the coding sequence ATGGCTATGGCGATGACCGAAGAGTTTTTCTCCCGTTCTGCCGAGGAGACCCGCGAATATGCCCGGCAGTTCGCTTCCGCGCTGCAGCCCGGCGACCGGGTCTGCCTCAAAGGTCAGCTTGGTGCCGGCAAAACCGAGTTCATGAAAGGTATCGCCGGGTTTTTCAACTGTGCGGAAGAACTTTCGAGCCCGACGTTTTCGCTTTTCAATATCTATCACGGCGCATTCCGCGGAAGACCGGTCGATCTCCACCATTTCGATCTTTACCGGATCGAACGGGCTCAGGAACTCGAAGCGATAGGGTTCGACGAATATCTGTTCGGGCCGCATATAGCCATTGTGGAGTGGGGCGACAAGTTTCCCGACTATCTTTCATCTTATACCGTTACGGTTTTTCTCGATCATGCCGGCGATAATTCGAGGAGAATCGTCATAACCCGACAGCAAAACCGATGA
- the tsaB gene encoding tRNA (adenosine(37)-N6)-threonylcarbamoyltransferase complex dimerization subunit type 1 TsaB has product MNLLAIESSHASLSVAVSSDGGVFELCGSEWSRAAETIMPLVQQVLLNSHTEKERLDAVAVSSGPGSFTALRIGMSAAKGIAYGLGIPLVSVPTLPAMAVAAMACTSAGAIVPFIPSRRGEYYYACYSRVLLEKGMAGNESARGSAEDVVAAACGMGPGTVITARHAADFSTLPECGEVCFLDASFFSAASLLPEAIRLFGLGSTQSPADASPDYRQMFMPGGRKE; this is encoded by the coding sequence ATGAACTTACTGGCCATTGAGTCTTCGCATGCCTCCCTCAGTGTTGCCGTCAGCAGCGATGGCGGGGTATTTGAGCTTTGCGGCAGCGAGTGGAGCCGGGCTGCCGAGACCATCATGCCGCTTGTGCAGCAGGTGCTTCTGAACAGTCATACCGAAAAAGAGCGGCTCGATGCGGTGGCGGTCTCTTCAGGTCCGGGTTCGTTTACCGCATTGCGTATCGGCATGTCGGCGGCTAAAGGTATTGCGTACGGGCTTGGCATTCCTCTTGTTTCAGTCCCTACCCTGCCGGCCATGGCGGTTGCCGCAATGGCCTGTACCTCTGCCGGAGCGATCGTTCCGTTCATTCCCTCACGCAGGGGGGAGTATTATTATGCATGTTACTCGCGCGTTCTGCTTGAAAAAGGGATGGCGGGCAACGAATCGGCAAGAGGATCTGCCGAAGATGTTGTTGCCGCAGCCTGCGGCATGGGCCCCGGAACCGTCATTACGGCCAGGCACGCTGCAGATTTTTCGACTCTGCCGGAATGCGGCGAAGTCTGTTTTCTCGATGCGTCATTTTTCTCTGCGGCCTCGCTTCTGCCTGAAGCCATAAGGCTTTTCGGGCTTGGAAGCACACAGTCACCGGCCGATGCGTCGCCTGATTACCGGCAAATGTTTATGCCGGGAGGAAGAAAAGAGTGA
- the rsfS gene encoding ribosome silencing factor, with amino-acid sequence MTSSEHDETRGDLQPEEVSYGELLANRAAALALEKKCEQVKILDLKGLTSITDYFVIITADSERKAKAAAEHIIDELKGDDERPLHVEGMDTMHWILLDYVDVVVHIFMPEERRFYDLESLWSDAPVTQVT; translated from the coding sequence ATGACCAGTTCTGAGCATGATGAAACCCGCGGCGACCTGCAACCTGAAGAGGTATCGTATGGCGAGCTGCTTGCAAACCGGGCCGCAGCTCTTGCGCTCGAGAAAAAGTGCGAACAGGTAAAGATACTCGACCTTAAAGGGTTGACATCGATTACCGATTATTTCGTTATTATTACAGCCGACTCCGAGCGGAAGGCAAAAGCCGCTGCCGAGCATATTATCGATGAGCTTAAAGGGGACGATGAGCGACCGCTGCATGTGGAGGGAATGGATACCATGCACTGGATTCTGCTCGATTATGTTGATGTGGTTGTGCACATTTTCATGCCGGAAGAACGGCGCTTTTATGACCTCGAGTCTCTCTGGTCGGATGCCCCGGTTACCCAGGTGACCTGA
- the gyrA gene encoding DNA gyrase subunit A has product MQRERILPISIEEEMRDSYLDYSMSVIVSRALPDVRDGLKPVHRRVLYGMHELGLQAGKPHKKSARIVGEVLGKFHPHGDSAVYDSLVRLVQDFSLRYPLIDGQGNFGSVDGDSPAAMRYTEVRMKPIAGEMLKDLDKETVDFSLNFDDSLEEPTVLPSAIPNLLVNGSSGIAVGMATNIPPQNLREVVDGIIAVIENPEIEIADIMKHVIAPDFPTGGIIYGYEGVRQAYLTGRGKVVIRARALVEVTQKNGRESIIVTELPYQVNKVRLIEKIVELVHDKKLDGIADIRDESDRDGMRLVIELKRDAVAKVVLNNLYKHTPMQETFGVIMLALVDGVPRVLNLKEMMHYYVKHRNEIVLRRTQFDLTAAEKRAHILEGLKICLDNLDEVITTIRESPDTSTAQERLMERFGLSEIQSKAILEMRLQRLTGMERKKIDTEYQETLLLIDGLRSILASPQKQMQIIREELLKVREVYGDERRTEIVPQEGDFSIEDMIAQEDVVITITHDGFIKRFPVSGYRRQARGGKGVTGAQAKHDDFIEHMFIASTHNYILFFTNTGRCYWLKVYEIPEAGRAARGRSLANIMELRPTEQIKAYINIRNFEDPGYIVMATTNGIVKKTPLDDFSNPRRTGIAAITIEEGDELLDARLTDGDHQIILAKSSAYAVRFPENEIRSMGRTAMGVKGITLDEGEKCISMVTTKRTDTALLAVTDNGFGKRSRVEDYRLTRRGARGVITLKAHEKIGALVGLIDVNDDDDLIIITTNGIVNRQHVSDVRMTGRNTSGVRLIRLMAGDKISALARVPKSDEEVDSDSIIEDADGQIDLFV; this is encoded by the coding sequence ATGCAGCGCGAACGGATATTGCCGATCAGTATTGAAGAGGAGATGCGGGATTCCTATCTCGATTATTCCATGTCGGTTATCGTCAGCCGCGCGCTTCCTGATGTTCGTGACGGCCTGAAGCCGGTGCATCGCAGGGTGTTGTACGGTATGCACGAGCTGGGACTCCAGGCGGGCAAGCCGCACAAGAAGTCGGCCCGTATTGTCGGTGAAGTGCTCGGCAAGTTCCATCCGCATGGCGACAGTGCGGTCTATGACAGTCTTGTACGACTGGTGCAGGACTTTTCCCTGCGCTATCCCCTGATCGACGGTCAGGGAAACTTTGGTTCCGTCGATGGCGACTCCCCTGCTGCGATGCGTTATACCGAGGTGCGCATGAAGCCTATCGCCGGTGAAATGCTCAAGGATCTCGATAAGGAGACAGTTGATTTTTCCCTTAACTTCGACGATTCGCTCGAAGAGCCTACGGTGCTTCCTTCAGCGATACCTAACCTGCTCGTTAATGGCTCATCCGGCATTGCCGTCGGCATGGCGACCAACATTCCTCCGCAGAACCTGCGCGAGGTCGTTGACGGCATCATCGCGGTCATAGAGAATCCCGAGATCGAGATCGCCGATATCATGAAGCACGTTATCGCTCCCGATTTCCCGACCGGAGGGATCATCTACGGTTACGAAGGCGTTCGCCAGGCCTATCTGACAGGACGCGGCAAGGTGGTGATTCGCGCAAGGGCCCTTGTCGAGGTGACCCAGAAGAACGGCCGCGAGTCCATTATCGTTACCGAACTTCCCTATCAGGTCAACAAGGTCCGTCTGATCGAGAAGATCGTCGAGCTTGTTCACGATAAAAAACTTGACGGTATCGCCGACATCCGCGACGAGTCGGACCGTGACGGCATGCGGCTCGTGATAGAACTCAAACGCGATGCCGTAGCCAAGGTGGTGCTGAACAACCTGTACAAGCACACCCCTATGCAGGAGACCTTCGGGGTGATCATGCTTGCCCTTGTGGACGGCGTGCCGAGGGTGCTCAATCTCAAGGAGATGATGCACTACTATGTCAAGCACCGGAACGAAATTGTGCTGCGCCGCACGCAATTTGACCTCACTGCCGCCGAAAAGCGGGCACATATTCTTGAAGGTCTGAAAATCTGTCTCGATAATCTCGACGAGGTGATCACCACCATCCGCGAGTCGCCGGACACCTCTACGGCTCAGGAGCGTCTTATGGAGCGCTTCGGGCTTTCCGAGATACAGTCAAAGGCCATTCTTGAAATGCGTCTGCAGCGCCTTACCGGCATGGAGCGGAAAAAGATCGATACGGAATATCAGGAAACCCTTCTTCTTATCGACGGCCTGCGTTCCATTCTCGCCAGTCCGCAGAAACAGATGCAGATTATCCGCGAAGAGCTGCTGAAGGTGAGAGAGGTTTACGGTGACGAGCGCCGTACTGAAATTGTGCCTCAGGAGGGTGATTTCTCCATCGAGGATATGATCGCCCAGGAGGATGTGGTCATCACCATCACCCACGACGGCTTTATCAAACGCTTTCCGGTTTCCGGATACCGCCGTCAGGCAAGAGGTGGCAAAGGGGTTACCGGCGCGCAGGCGAAACATGATGACTTCATCGAACACATGTTCATCGCCTCGACGCACAACTATATTCTTTTCTTTACCAATACAGGTCGCTGTTACTGGCTCAAGGTTTACGAAATTCCCGAAGCGGGCCGAGCCGCCCGCGGACGTTCGCTGGCCAACATCATGGAGCTTCGCCCTACTGAACAGATCAAGGCATACATCAATATCCGCAACTTCGAGGATCCGGGGTACATTGTGATGGCCACGACCAACGGTATCGTCAAGAAAACGCCCCTCGACGATTTCTCGAACCCGCGCAGAACAGGCATTGCCGCCATCACCATCGAAGAGGGAGACGAACTGCTCGATGCCCGCCTGACCGACGGCGACCATCAGATCATTCTCGCGAAAAGCTCGGCCTATGCGGTGCGCTTTCCTGAAAACGAGATCCGTTCCATGGGCAGAACCGCCATGGGCGTCAAGGGCATCACCCTCGACGAGGGAGAGAAGTGTATTTCAATGGTCACAACAAAGCGGACGGATACCGCATTGCTCGCCGTTACCGACAACGGGTTCGGCAAGCGCAGCCGTGTCGAGGACTACCGCCTTACCAGAAGAGGCGCACGAGGAGTCATTACCCTCAAGGCGCATGAGAAGATCGGAGCGCTGGTCGGTCTTATCGATGTCAATGACGATGACGATCTCATCATCATTACCACGAACGGCATCGTGAACCGCCAGCATGTATCGGATGTAAGGATGACCGGTCGGAATACTTCAGGCGTAAGGCTTATCAGGCTTATGGCAGGCGACAAGATTTCAGCTCTGGCAAGGGTTCCGAAAAGTGATGAAGAGGTTGATTCCGATTCCATCATCGAGGATGCCGACGGTCAGATTGATCTTTTTGTTTGA
- a CDS encoding CDGSH iron-sulfur domain-containing protein, with protein sequence MGIVMEPKRPYIIREQAGTTYYCACGKSQNKPYCDGAHEGSGLHPYKVEIEAEKNVAVCSCGLSAKMPFCDGAHKSIA encoded by the coding sequence GTGGGCATAGTCATGGAACCTAAAAGACCGTATATCATCAGGGAACAGGCAGGCACAACGTATTATTGTGCCTGCGGAAAATCACAGAACAAGCCGTATTGCGACGGAGCACACGAGGGCAGCGGGCTGCATCCGTATAAAGTCGAAATCGAGGCCGAAAAAAACGTTGCTGTCTGCAGCTGCGGCCTTTCGGCAAAGATGCCCTTCTGTGACGGAGCCCACAAGAGCATCGCCTGA
- a CDS encoding CTP synthase produces MARPKNVKHIFVTGGVISSLGKGILSASLGMLLKSRGLRVAIQKYDPYINVDPGTMSPYQHGEVYVTDDGAETDLDLGHYERFLDESTSQSSNLTMGRVYKSVIDKERRGEYLGGTVQVVPHVIDEIKDRMAELAKNGNLDVLITEIGGTIGDIESLPFLEAMRQMKLEMGERNLLNIHLTFVPYIKAASELKTKPTQHSVKMLLETGIQPDILVCRSEKPLSREIKNKVGHFCNVNDLDVIGLNDCDTIYEVPLMLLKEKLDLRVMKKLGLKKFKEPNLIYWREFCDKVNHPRDGEITIGICGKYTEYPDAYKSIIESFVHAGASNNVRVNIRLLKAEDAEGKTFDFAKELEGVSGILVAPGFGDRGIEGKIQYIRYAREQNIPFFGICLGMQCATIEFARNVCNLQEANSTEFNKRTRYPVIDLMEHQKKVKEKGGTMRLGSYPCILREGSRAYAVYQKFLINERHRHRYEFNNTFRKPFEENGMIFSGTSPNGELVEIVELANHRWFVGVQFHPELKSRVQKVHPLFHGFVEAAKEYSFGKRQMELPVERSAEMPSFMPAESDMGQ; encoded by the coding sequence ATGGCGCGACCAAAAAATGTAAAGCATATTTTTGTTACCGGAGGGGTGATCTCCTCGCTTGGCAAGGGAATTCTGTCCGCATCTCTCGGGATGCTGCTCAAGTCCCGGGGTTTGAGGGTAGCCATACAGAAATATGATCCCTATATCAACGTCGATCCCGGTACCATGTCGCCCTACCAGCATGGCGAGGTGTATGTTACCGATGACGGCGCTGAAACCGATCTGGATCTCGGTCACTACGAGCGCTTTCTTGACGAATCGACCTCTCAGTCGTCGAATCTCACCATGGGGCGCGTCTATAAATCGGTTATCGATAAAGAGCGTCGCGGGGAATATCTCGGAGGAACCGTACAGGTGGTTCCCCATGTGATCGACGAGATCAAGGACCGTATGGCCGAGCTTGCCAAAAACGGCAACCTCGATGTGCTCATCACCGAAATCGGCGGGACGATCGGCGACATCGAATCCCTTCCGTTTCTTGAGGCCATGCGCCAGATGAAGCTTGAAATGGGTGAGCGGAACCTGCTCAACATTCATCTCACCTTTGTTCCCTACATCAAGGCGGCAAGCGAACTGAAAACCAAGCCTACGCAGCACAGCGTGAAAATGCTGCTCGAAACCGGAATCCAGCCGGATATCCTGGTCTGCCGGAGCGAGAAGCCGCTCTCCCGCGAAATCAAGAACAAGGTCGGCCATTTCTGTAACGTCAACGACCTCGACGTTATAGGGCTCAACGATTGCGATACGATTTATGAAGTGCCGCTCATGCTGCTCAAGGAGAAGCTCGATCTCAGGGTGATGAAGAAGCTTGGTCTGAAAAAATTCAAGGAACCAAACCTCATTTACTGGAGGGAGTTCTGCGACAAGGTGAACCATCCTCGTGATGGCGAGATCACCATCGGCATCTGCGGTAAATACACCGAGTACCCCGACGCCTATAAATCCATTATCGAGTCGTTCGTGCATGCCGGTGCCAGTAACAACGTTCGGGTGAACATCCGGCTGCTCAAGGCGGAAGACGCCGAGGGCAAGACGTTCGATTTTGCGAAGGAGCTTGAAGGCGTCAGCGGCATTCTCGTCGCTCCCGGATTCGGCGACAGGGGCATTGAAGGCAAGATCCAGTATATACGCTACGCAAGGGAGCAGAACATACCCTTTTTCGGCATATGCCTCGGCATGCAGTGCGCGACCATCGAATTCGCCCGTAATGTATGCAATCTGCAGGAGGCCAACTCTACCGAGTTCAACAAGCGTACCCGCTATCCGGTCATCGACCTTATGGAGCACCAGAAAAAGGTCAAGGAGAAGGGCGGAACCATGCGTCTGGGAAGCTATCCCTGTATTCTCAGGGAGGGTTCACGGGCTTACGCCGTCTATCAGAAATTTCTTATCAATGAACGGCACCGGCACCGGTACGAGTTCAACAACACCTTCCGCAAGCCCTTTGAGGAGAACGGGATGATCTTTTCCGGCACATCGCCGAACGGCGAACTTGTCGAGATTGTGGAACTTGCAAACCATCGCTGGTTTGTAGGGGTTCAGTTCCATCCGGAGCTGAAATCAAGAGTGCAGAAGGTGCATCCTCTCTTTCACGGTTTCGTCGAAGCGGCAAAGGAGTACAGTTTCGGCAAACGGCAGATGGAACTGCCGGTAGAGCGCTCTGCGGAGATGCCGTCGTTTATGCCGGCTGAAAGCGATATGGGGCAGTAA
- a CDS encoding RES family NAD+ phosphorylase, whose protein sequence is MSLPIWTPAELSSEAASRQCKAWRMVEAQHVVSTMKLVDSLEEQELLEDIIEHGKPPLPPATEGLHYLLATPFRYETLPPAGSRFRAVHDPGVFYGAERIRTAAAETGYRRWCFLQNSAGLDRLPPASFTAFSVPIIGKTVDLHISPFDRDQYLWTHPSDYLATQAFARTARLASVDAIIYQSVRDPDTHWCIAILTASAFAERKPDDAMQTWTLTLLPEEAVWQRQGSEAFAFDTRLWSAGGRR, encoded by the coding sequence ATGTCGTTACCTATCTGGACGCCAGCAGAGCTATCGTCTGAGGCCGCAAGCAGACAGTGCAAAGCCTGGAGAATGGTAGAGGCACAGCATGTCGTCTCGACCATGAAACTTGTCGATTCACTGGAGGAACAGGAACTGCTCGAAGACATCATTGAACATGGCAAACCGCCTTTGCCACCTGCAACGGAAGGGCTGCACTACCTTCTTGCGACACCGTTCCGCTACGAAACCCTTCCGCCAGCAGGATCGCGTTTCCGTGCAGTACACGATCCGGGAGTATTTTACGGAGCGGAACGCATACGAACCGCTGCTGCAGAGACCGGATACCGGAGATGGTGCTTTCTGCAGAACTCGGCCGGCCTCGACAGGCTCCCGCCCGCTTCCTTTACGGCATTTTCAGTTCCGATTATCGGAAAAACAGTCGATCTGCACATCTCTCCGTTCGACCGTGATCAATACCTATGGACGCACCCATCAGATTACCTCGCAACACAGGCCTTTGCGCGGACTGCCCGACTTGCATCTGTGGATGCAATCATCTATCAATCGGTTCGCGATCCGGATACACACTGGTGCATTGCCATCCTAACTGCGTCAGCATTTGCTGAAAGAAAACCGGACGATGCCATGCAGACGTGGACACTGACACTGCTTCCTGAAGAAGCGGTCTGGCAACGGCAGGGAAGTGAAGCGTTTGCTTTCGACACGAGATTGTGGAGTGCAGGCGGTAGGCGGTAG